Proteins encoded within one genomic window of Camelina sativa cultivar DH55 chromosome 19, Cs, whole genome shotgun sequence:
- the LOC104764162 gene encoding diacylglycerol kinase 3-like: MDSPLSKTDASKEKFVGSPRPSTTTADSNAMRGCRLANLTWFGVDKVELRQKLMMPEYFRLAMRDCIKLKDSTRFMCSGLSILMVVFINPKSGGHHGLVLKEKLQLLMSDIQVFYLTEVKPHEFVRYGLACLEIVAAKGDECAK; this comes from the exons atGGACTCTCCGTTATCAAAAACCGATGCGTCGAAAGAGAAATTTGTGGGTTCACCACGGCCATCAACAACGACGGCTGATTCAAATGCGATGAGAGGTTGTAGACTCGCTAATCTTACATGGTTTGGTGTTGATAAAGTGGAGCTTCGTCAAAAGCTTATGATGCCTGAGTATTTCCGTCTAGCTATGCGTGACTGTATCAAACTGAAGGATTCAACCAGATTTATGTGTTCAGGCCTGTCCATATTAATGGTTGTTTTCATTAACCCCAAATCTGGTGGTCATCATGGTCTTGTGCTTAAAGAGAAGCTTCAACTGTTGATGAGCGACATTCAGG TGTTTTACCTTACGGAAGTGAAGCCTCATGAGTTTGTAAGATACGGGTTGGCGTGTTTGGAGATAGTGGCAGCGAAAGGAGATGAATGTGCTAAATAA
- the LOC104764166 gene encoding phosphoglycerate mutase-like protein AT74 — translation MRATKKVRERFGRFFYRFPEGESAADVFDRVSSFLESLWRDIDMNRLHINPSHELNFVIVSHGLTSRVFLMKWFKWTVEQFEGLNNPGNSEIRVMELGQGGDYSLAIHHTEEELTAWGLSPEMIADQKWRVNAHKGEWKDDCKWYFGDFFDHMTDSDQECEAEATDEEDEEDEEEGKRVNLLTSSEYNNEAELYNGKCC, via the exons ATGAGAGCCACCAAGAAGGTCAGAGAACGATTTGGCCGCTTTTTCTATCGCTTCCCTGAGGGTGAATCCGCCGCCGACGTCTTCGATCGCGTCTCCA GTTTTCTCGAGTCACTATGGAGAGACATTGACATGAACAGACTACACATTAACCCGAGTCATGAGCTAAACTTTGTGATTGTATCACACGGCTTAACATCGCGAGTGTTTCTGATGAAATGGTTCAAGTGGACTGTGGAACAATTCGAGGGACTAAACAATCCCGGGAACAGCGAGATCAGAGTTATGGAATTAGGACAGGGTGGTGATTATAGCTTGGCGATTCATCACACAGAGGAAGAGTTAACGGCCTGGGGATTGTCACCAGAGATGATTGCAGATCAGAAATGGCGGGTTAACGCACATAAAGGCGAATGGAAAGATGATTGTAAGTGGTACTTTGGTGATTTCTTCGATCATATGACAGATTCGGATCAAGAGTGCGAGGCTGAGGCcactgatgaagaagatgaagaagatgaagaagaggggAAAAGAGTAAATCTGCTAACGAGTTCAGAATATAACAATGAGGCAGAGTTATACAATGGAAAATGCTGCTGA
- the LOC104764165 gene encoding GDSL esterase/lipase At3g05180 isoform X2, with protein MENLFLTLLLFVAISHTLPHLAGSFPISHNFPAVFNFGDSNSDTGELTSGLGFLLQPSYGQTYFKPPSSGRFCNGRLIVDFLMEAIDRPYLRPYLDSISRQSYRRGCNFAAAGSTIQKANAASYSPFGFGVQVSQFITFKSKVIQLIHQDKELEKYLPSEYYFKNGLYMFDIGQNDLAGAFYSKTFDQVLALIPTILDIFQDGITRLYGEGARNFWIHNTGPLGCLAQVVSRFGKDKSKLDEFGCVSDHNQAAQFFNLQLNGLFKKLPQLYPGSHFTYVDIFSIKSDLILNHSKYGFDHSIMVCCGTGGPPLNFDDQVGCGKTATSNGTIKTAKPCIDSSKYVNWDGIHYTEAANRHNKN; from the exons ATGGAAAACctttttcttacattattacTATTTGTAGCCATCTCTCATACTCTGCCTCATCTCGCCGGTTCTTTTCCGATTTCTCATAATTTTCCGGCGGTTTTCAACTTCGGAGACTCTAACTCTGACACCGGAGAACTCACATCCGGTCTTGGATTCCTTCTCCAGCCTTCCTATGGACAAACCTACTTCAAACCTCCATCTTCCGGAAGATTTTGTAATGGACGTCTCATCGTCGATTTTCTAA tGGAAGCAATTGATCGGCCCTATTTGAGACCTTATTTAGATTCGATAAGCCGACAAAGTTACCGGAGAGGCTGCAATTTTGCAGCGGCTGGGTCAACGATTCAGAAGGCAAATGCTGCATCGTATAGCCCCTTTGGTTTTGGTGTTCAAGTCTCTCAGTTCATCACCTTTAAGTCCAAAGTCATTCAACTGATACATCAAG ataAAGAGCTCGAAAAATACTTACCGTCcgaatattatttcaaaaatggattatatatgtttgacaTCGGACAAAATGATCTTGCCGGAGCATTTTACTCCAAGACATTTGATCAAGTTCTTGCTCTGATTCCTACAatcttggatatatttcaagaTGGAATAACG AGATTATATGGAGAAGGAGCAAGAAATTTTTGGATACACAACACAGGGCCACTTGGGTGTTTGGCTCAAGTTGTGTCACGATTTGGGAAAGACAAATCTAAGCTTGATGAGTTTGGTTGTGTAAGTGACCATAACCAAGCTGCTCAGTTTTTCAATTTGCAGCTTAATGGTCTTTTCAAAAAACTCCCTCAACTATATCCCGGTTCCCATTTCACATACGTAGATATCTTCTCGATCAAATCCGACCTCATTCTGAATCATTCCAAATACG GTTTTGATCATTCGATAATGGTATGCTGTGGAACGGGAGGACCGCCATTGAACTTCGATGATCAGGTTGGTTGCGGTAAGACAGCAACATCAAATGGTACAATAAAAACCGCCAAACCTTGCATTGATAGCTCTAAATATGTTAACTGGGACGGCATTCACTACACTGAAGCTGCAAACCG ACATAATAAAAACTGA
- the LOC104764165 gene encoding GDSL esterase/lipase At3g05180 isoform X1 translates to MENLFLTLLLFVAISHTLPHLAGSFPISHNFPAVFNFGDSNSDTGELTSGLGFLLQPSYGQTYFKPPSSGRFCNGRLIVDFLMEAIDRPYLRPYLDSISRQSYRRGCNFAAAGSTIQKANAASYSPFGFGVQVSQFITFKSKVIQLIHQDKELEKYLPSEYYFKNGLYMFDIGQNDLAGAFYSKTFDQVLALIPTILDIFQDGITRLYGEGARNFWIHNTGPLGCLAQVVSRFGKDKSKLDEFGCVSDHNQAAQFFNLQLNGLFKKLPQLYPGSHFTYVDIFSIKSDLILNHSKYGFDHSIMVCCGTGGPPLNFDDQVGCGKTATSNGTIKTAKPCIDSSKYVNWDGIHYTEAANRFVTLHILTGKYSETVSSQNL, encoded by the exons ATGGAAAACctttttcttacattattacTATTTGTAGCCATCTCTCATACTCTGCCTCATCTCGCCGGTTCTTTTCCGATTTCTCATAATTTTCCGGCGGTTTTCAACTTCGGAGACTCTAACTCTGACACCGGAGAACTCACATCCGGTCTTGGATTCCTTCTCCAGCCTTCCTATGGACAAACCTACTTCAAACCTCCATCTTCCGGAAGATTTTGTAATGGACGTCTCATCGTCGATTTTCTAA tGGAAGCAATTGATCGGCCCTATTTGAGACCTTATTTAGATTCGATAAGCCGACAAAGTTACCGGAGAGGCTGCAATTTTGCAGCGGCTGGGTCAACGATTCAGAAGGCAAATGCTGCATCGTATAGCCCCTTTGGTTTTGGTGTTCAAGTCTCTCAGTTCATCACCTTTAAGTCCAAAGTCATTCAACTGATACATCAAG ataAAGAGCTCGAAAAATACTTACCGTCcgaatattatttcaaaaatggattatatatgtttgacaTCGGACAAAATGATCTTGCCGGAGCATTTTACTCCAAGACATTTGATCAAGTTCTTGCTCTGATTCCTACAatcttggatatatttcaagaTGGAATAACG AGATTATATGGAGAAGGAGCAAGAAATTTTTGGATACACAACACAGGGCCACTTGGGTGTTTGGCTCAAGTTGTGTCACGATTTGGGAAAGACAAATCTAAGCTTGATGAGTTTGGTTGTGTAAGTGACCATAACCAAGCTGCTCAGTTTTTCAATTTGCAGCTTAATGGTCTTTTCAAAAAACTCCCTCAACTATATCCCGGTTCCCATTTCACATACGTAGATATCTTCTCGATCAAATCCGACCTCATTCTGAATCATTCCAAATACG GTTTTGATCATTCGATAATGGTATGCTGTGGAACGGGAGGACCGCCATTGAACTTCGATGATCAGGTTGGTTGCGGTAAGACAGCAACATCAAATGGTACAATAAAAACCGCCAAACCTTGCATTGATAGCTCTAAATATGTTAACTGGGACGGCATTCACTACACTGAAGCTGCAAACCGGTTTGTTACGCTACACATTCTCACGGGTAAATACTCTGAGACGGTGTCGTCTCAAAATCTTTAG